A single Pseudobdellovibrionaceae bacterium DNA region contains:
- a CDS encoding transglycosylase SLT domain-containing protein, which translates to MACGLFFVSVLTEAANWQTGWVQNDLADKPAYSGKCENRNFGSWSYPGTAPWGCDADNYGESYRAEIVYAPFTLNLDRLHLGMGRGSGSEYELAVLDRASHLKDYMTQMYLLVRSLAAKYYAQRRPQAPADEVDAWIQAILAVVAQESNFSHFRKVDPSLPLKIVMGDHNQSIGLMQIYLQAHAVRTPDHYFDLTKNILFGMDQFYLSWERAEKASEKCLPVKSRQDQAKAAYSSYNGGRIAICRWSTASALWHQANPGCTFGSQTDYEDKCSKDSNLKFLLHDLHYAKKLSKSPWMRHIDLKPDTELALDVDCLMRGNDLCAISEEQRVEYLSGHILTFYNPEESTKNEYCVIGEDGDLHCIYGDHDVACLNRYAEIKQYNRVYRLNQPDLDFTRITYQNRHFVCQNAVDGLVPVGGFIKTHKAIAIRRGPSRDSDAIGSTENRVFQVIDFFVRPGRELDRYYVVPVMTKQGLDFGYIYAGSVKASKKPQYGDWDRWATPMTVKEALSSEDLVRPLPVVGEWMRVVTETKQPVLADILSSDPHPQAISMLDSGDEFEVLNLELRGDETANKMYLKIRGPSGEVGYLYSGQTSPNYTINRYVESVSEKGVSQ; encoded by the coding sequence ATGGCATGCGGGCTGTTTTTTGTGTCGGTTCTGACCGAGGCAGCCAATTGGCAGACCGGCTGGGTTCAGAACGATCTGGCGGATAAGCCGGCCTATAGCGGAAAATGTGAAAACAGGAATTTTGGCTCGTGGTCCTATCCGGGAACAGCCCCATGGGGTTGTGATGCAGATAATTACGGTGAATCCTACCGGGCCGAAATCGTTTACGCACCATTCACCTTGAATTTGGATCGATTACATCTGGGTATGGGTAGGGGCAGCGGGAGCGAATATGAATTGGCGGTTCTGGATCGGGCATCACACCTGAAAGACTACATGACTCAAATGTATCTTTTGGTGAGGTCCCTTGCGGCAAAGTACTATGCCCAACGACGGCCACAGGCTCCGGCAGACGAAGTGGATGCCTGGATTCAAGCCATTCTTGCCGTGGTGGCGCAGGAAAGCAATTTCAGTCACTTCCGCAAGGTGGACCCAAGCCTCCCTCTAAAAATTGTCATGGGTGATCATAATCAGTCGATTGGGCTCATGCAGATTTACCTGCAGGCGCACGCGGTAAGAACCCCTGATCATTATTTCGATTTAACCAAAAACATTCTCTTTGGGATGGATCAATTTTACCTCAGTTGGGAGAGGGCAGAAAAGGCAAGTGAGAAGTGTTTGCCGGTCAAGAGTCGGCAGGATCAGGCCAAAGCGGCTTATTCATCGTATAATGGAGGAAGAATTGCCATTTGCAGATGGTCAACGGCAAGTGCTCTTTGGCACCAAGCGAATCCTGGTTGCACCTTTGGCAGTCAAACGGACTATGAGGATAAGTGCAGTAAGGATTCGAATTTAAAATTCCTCCTCCATGATCTGCACTATGCAAAGAAGTTAAGTAAGTCGCCATGGATGAGACACATTGACTTGAAGCCTGATACAGAATTGGCTCTAGATGTAGATTGTCTCATGCGAGGTAATGATCTGTGTGCCATCAGTGAAGAGCAAAGAGTTGAGTATTTGTCTGGTCACATTCTGACCTTCTACAATCCCGAGGAGTCGACAAAAAATGAGTATTGTGTGATTGGTGAAGATGGTGACCTCCACTGCATCTATGGAGACCACGATGTCGCCTGTCTTAATCGCTACGCTGAAATCAAGCAGTACAACCGAGTTTATCGTCTCAATCAACCGGATTTGGACTTCACTCGGATCACCTACCAGAATCGACACTTCGTTTGTCAAAATGCTGTCGATGGTTTGGTTCCGGTTGGTGGCTTCATTAAAACCCACAAGGCCATTGCCATTCGCCGTGGACCGTCACGAGACTCTGATGCCATTGGCTCAACCGAAAATAGGGTTTTCCAAGTCATAGACTTTTTTGTTCGCCCTGGTCGAGAACTGGATCGCTATTATGTGGTCCCGGTCATGACCAAACAGGGCCTGGATTTTGGGTACATCTATGCTGGCTCAGTTAAGGCCAGCAAGAAGCCTCAGTATGGAGACTGGGACAGATGGGCGACGCCTATGACCGTAAAAGAAGCGCTAAGCTCCGAGGACCTGGTGCGACCATTGCCGGTGGTGGGGGAGTGGATGCGGGTCGTGACGGAAACCAAACAACCGGTCTTGGCGGACATTCTGAGTTCGGATCCTCACCCCCAGGCAATCAGTATGCTTGATTCAGGAGATGAGTTTGAGGTCTTGAATCTGGAGCTGCGTGGAGACGAGACAGCGAACAAGATGTATTTGAAAATTCGTGGGCCAAGTGGAGAGGTTGGATATCTTTACTCTGGTCAGACTTCACCCAACTACACAATTAATAGGTATGTTGAATCTGTGAGTGAAAAAGGAGTTTCACAATGA
- a CDS encoding MBL fold metallo-hydrolase → MRVKLWGVRGSLPSPHSPEQLTDKFRALLEEYDEFRKNNSGGVDEFLRRTPDYKVGGFGGHTACVQVTTPKRDIVIDGGSGIRRYGEALLVGPCGMGKGEVHIFMTHFHWDHMIGLPFFVPIFIPGNIIHFYAVQDDLEDRVRAMFCKPHFPVPFERLGAQVLFHKLEPRQPRKMEDLTITPYQLDHPDPCWGFRCESGGKVFSHCVDTEGTRVSQKDLDKDLPLYTNADLAIYDAQYSFLEAAEKIDWGHASGPIGIDIAMREKIKEILFIHHDPAASDEKVQRAEDQTRAYYDSCVRMAKDQGIEVHEFKWCFAREGLVVEL, encoded by the coding sequence ATGAGAGTCAAACTTTGGGGTGTTCGCGGATCGTTGCCCTCACCCCATTCTCCCGAGCAGCTGACGGACAAGTTCCGCGCTCTGCTTGAGGAGTATGATGAATTCCGCAAAAACAACTCTGGTGGTGTTGACGAATTCTTGAGGCGGACCCCCGATTACAAGGTTGGCGGTTTTGGTGGTCATACGGCTTGTGTGCAGGTCACTACGCCCAAGAGGGACATTGTGATCGACGGCGGCAGTGGCATTCGCCGATATGGCGAAGCCCTTTTGGTTGGACCTTGTGGAATGGGTAAAGGTGAAGTTCATATTTTCATGACCCACTTTCACTGGGATCATATGATTGGCCTGCCTTTTTTTGTGCCTATTTTTATTCCTGGCAACATCATTCATTTTTATGCTGTTCAGGACGACCTAGAGGACCGGGTGCGGGCCATGTTTTGTAAGCCCCATTTTCCGGTTCCTTTTGAGCGCCTAGGTGCCCAGGTTCTCTTTCACAAGCTTGAGCCGCGGCAGCCGAGGAAAATGGAGGACCTCACCATTACTCCCTACCAATTGGATCATCCCGATCCCTGTTGGGGATTTCGCTGTGAGAGTGGGGGTAAGGTGTTTTCTCACTGTGTGGACACGGAGGGGACCAGGGTCAGCCAGAAGGATTTGGACAAAGACCTGCCTCTTTATACCAATGCGGACCTGGCTATTTATGATGCCCAGTATTCCTTCTTGGAAGCTGCAGAAAAGATCGACTGGGGACACGCTTCTGGGCCCATAGGTATCGATATTGCGATGCGGGAGAAAATCAAAGAGATCCTCTTTATTCACCATGACCCGGCCGCATCAGACGAAAAGGTGCAGCGAGCAGAGGATCAGACCAGGGCCTACTATGATTCCTGCGTTCGCATGGCCAAGGATCAGGGAATTGAGGTCCATGAATTTAAATGGTGTTTCGCTCGGGAAGGTTTGGTAGTAGAGTTGTAG
- a CDS encoding valine--tRNA ligase, whose protein sequence is MELSDRYNPEEVEGRIYQWWVNQGYFKAEDVSTKPPYCIILPPPNVTGSLHMGHALNHTIQDALVRWKRMSGFNTLWLPGTDHAGIATQSVVEKNLAKEGVTRQQLGRDKFVEKVWEWKHQYGNRIVEQMKRLGDSCDWERTCFTLDEGVSQAVRKVFVHLYQKEWIYRGTRLINWSPKLESALSDLEVEYKEVKGNLWHIRYPLEDGSGEIIVATTRPETMLGDTAVAVHPSDDRYKEMLGKKILQPLTGRKITIIADDYVDKEFGSGAVKITPAHDFNDYEMGKRHNLEFLNILNKDGTLNDTVPEAFRGQPVKKARELVVQHLEEQGFLVQIEPHLHSVGHCSRSGAVVEPLLSEQWFVKTADLATPAKRVVESGTIQFEPENWTKTYLHWMNIIQDWCISRQLWWGHRIPAWYCGDCNHVTVAEDDPDCCDKCSSHNIRQEEDVLDTWFSSALWPFSTMGWPEENETQKTFYPTNVLVTGHDIIFFWVARMIMSGLEFKKDVPFRTVYIHGLVRDSQGRKMSKSLGNSVDPVELIEKTGADALRFTLLSQISTGKDLKFSEARLEGYRNFMNKIWNATRFALNALESVNLKGVDVKTPPPAKDLSHADQWIIYKMGVCMKEVDAALTAHRFSDAANAVYSFAWHEFCDWYLEFIKPTMYGEDGAEKAATQTILAQTLNRLMRLLHPFVPFISEELYQKLPIKAEACIVDEYPSTINDKEWLKAGSEEKAYELDVVKGVITALRNIRGENRIKPGLEITARLAPSDDKLQKILQSNKVAICRLAKLSECLIGEAGALQKCALSPFVIGDDKVDVIVPLEGLVDFDEEIKRLEKAIEKIEKEISGLSGRLSNDNFVANAPDDVVAQAKHQLESHQSKVSVLKESLARLK, encoded by the coding sequence ATGGAGTTGTCGGATCGTTATAATCCGGAAGAAGTTGAAGGACGCATTTACCAGTGGTGGGTCAATCAAGGCTACTTCAAAGCCGAAGATGTATCTACTAAGCCGCCATACTGTATTATTCTCCCTCCTCCAAATGTGACAGGTTCATTGCACATGGGCCACGCACTTAACCACACCATCCAGGACGCCTTGGTTCGTTGGAAGCGCATGAGTGGCTTTAACACTCTTTGGCTCCCAGGAACCGACCACGCGGGTATTGCCACCCAGTCAGTGGTAGAAAAAAACTTAGCCAAAGAGGGAGTAACCAGGCAGCAGCTGGGTCGTGACAAGTTTGTTGAAAAGGTATGGGAGTGGAAGCACCAATATGGAAATCGCATTGTCGAGCAGATGAAGAGACTGGGTGATTCCTGTGATTGGGAAAGAACCTGCTTCACACTGGACGAGGGTGTTTCTCAGGCGGTTCGAAAAGTCTTTGTACACCTTTATCAAAAGGAATGGATTTACCGAGGCACCCGTCTCATAAACTGGAGTCCCAAGCTTGAGTCGGCCCTGTCTGATCTCGAAGTGGAGTACAAGGAAGTAAAAGGAAATCTTTGGCACATTCGTTATCCCCTTGAAGATGGAAGCGGCGAGATCATCGTGGCCACCACCCGTCCGGAGACCATGCTTGGCGATACGGCAGTGGCCGTGCATCCGAGCGATGACCGCTACAAGGAGATGCTTGGTAAAAAAATCCTGCAGCCGCTGACCGGCCGTAAGATCACCATTATCGCTGACGACTATGTCGACAAGGAGTTTGGTTCGGGCGCAGTTAAGATCACCCCGGCTCACGATTTTAACGACTATGAAATGGGTAAGAGACACAACCTAGAGTTTCTCAACATCCTCAATAAGGACGGCACTCTTAACGACACCGTGCCGGAGGCCTTTCGCGGTCAGCCTGTTAAGAAGGCTCGTGAATTGGTGGTTCAGCATTTGGAGGAGCAGGGCTTCCTAGTACAGATTGAGCCCCATTTGCACTCGGTTGGTCACTGTTCTCGCTCAGGAGCAGTGGTCGAGCCGCTGTTATCTGAACAGTGGTTCGTCAAAACTGCTGATTTAGCCACTCCAGCCAAGCGGGTTGTGGAAAGTGGAACCATTCAATTTGAACCGGAAAATTGGACAAAGACCTACTTGCACTGGATGAACATCATTCAGGACTGGTGTATTTCCCGACAGCTTTGGTGGGGGCATCGCATCCCGGCCTGGTACTGCGGTGATTGCAACCACGTCACCGTCGCCGAGGATGATCCAGATTGCTGTGATAAGTGTAGCAGTCATAATATTCGCCAGGAAGAGGACGTGTTGGATACATGGTTTTCCTCTGCTTTATGGCCATTTAGCACCATGGGTTGGCCTGAGGAAAATGAGACGCAAAAGACCTTTTACCCCACTAATGTTTTGGTCACAGGCCATGACATTATCTTTTTCTGGGTCGCCCGAATGATCATGTCAGGCCTGGAGTTTAAAAAAGATGTACCTTTCAGAACCGTGTACATTCACGGTTTGGTGCGGGATTCGCAAGGTCGGAAGATGTCCAAGTCCTTGGGTAATTCGGTGGACCCGGTCGAATTGATTGAGAAAACCGGAGCAGATGCTCTGCGCTTTACGCTCTTATCTCAAATCTCAACCGGAAAAGACTTGAAATTCTCGGAGGCTAGGCTTGAAGGCTACCGGAATTTCATGAATAAGATCTGGAATGCCACGCGCTTTGCCCTAAATGCACTCGAAAGTGTGAATCTGAAGGGTGTAGATGTAAAGACGCCTCCTCCGGCCAAGGACCTTTCTCACGCCGATCAATGGATCATTTATAAGATGGGCGTTTGCATGAAAGAAGTTGATGCGGCCCTGACAGCTCACCGATTTTCCGATGCTGCCAATGCTGTGTACTCTTTTGCCTGGCATGAGTTCTGTGACTGGTATCTAGAGTTTATTAAACCGACGATGTATGGTGAAGATGGCGCGGAGAAAGCGGCCACCCAGACGATTTTAGCACAGACATTGAACCGCTTGATGAGGCTTCTGCATCCATTTGTCCCCTTTATTTCCGAAGAGCTTTATCAAAAGCTCCCGATCAAGGCTGAAGCCTGCATTGTTGATGAGTATCCCAGCACCATTAACGACAAAGAGTGGTTAAAAGCGGGTTCTGAAGAAAAAGCTTATGAACTTGATGTTGTAAAGGGAGTGATCACGGCCCTTCGAAACATCCGCGGTGAGAACCGGATCAAACCGGGCTTGGAGATTACGGCTCGCTTGGCCCCGAGTGACGATAAACTGCAAAAGATTCTTCAGTCTAACAAAGTGGCCATTTGTCGATTGGCAAAACTGTCAGAGTGCCTCATTGGTGAGGCTGGAGCTCTGCAGAAGTGTGCCTTGAGTCCTTTCGTTATCGGTGACGACAAAGTGGATGTGATTGTTCCCCTTGAAGGTCTGGTGGATTTTGACGAGGAGATCAAGCGCCTGGAAAAGGCCATCGAAAAGATTGAAAAGGAAATCTCCGGACTTAGTGGGCGTCTGTCTAATGATAATTTTGTCGCCAATGCTCCGGACGATGTTGTCGCTCAGGCCAAGCATCAGTTGGAGAGCCACCAATCAAAGGTGTCGGTACTGAAAGAAAGTTTGGCCCGGCTAAAGTAG
- a CDS encoding outer membrane beta-barrel protein — translation MGNRVFRAFVLMAALIGAGSAFAARGGGGGWSLGANIGITAADQKDLDTLVTRSNQRAGGITTGQLGNAWEGNGYISYRFGGMTAIQLRIGFLYQNEDGSDTSGNNYEYGLFGFTIFPMFRFYLLEDTMIKFYTQLGLGWGSVSGDIKEGNNSVEFSGSALGYMGGIGAEFCFWSSSHCITVEGNLRILGVERLIADSVSGDFLAGPPSPASLSQAQKGKEVELDGRDLGVTLSGIEGFIGYVFYF, via the coding sequence ATGGGGAACAGGGTTTTTCGTGCATTTGTTCTGATGGCCGCACTCATTGGTGCGGGAAGTGCTTTCGCCGCTCGGGGCGGTGGTGGCGGTTGGTCACTTGGGGCCAACATCGGTATTACCGCGGCCGACCAAAAAGATTTGGATACACTGGTGACTCGCTCGAATCAGCGTGCAGGTGGTATTACCACTGGTCAGCTGGGCAATGCCTGGGAAGGCAATGGTTATATCAGTTACCGTTTTGGTGGAATGACAGCGATTCAGCTGCGCATCGGATTTCTTTACCAAAATGAAGATGGTTCTGATACGTCTGGCAACAATTACGAATATGGACTTTTCGGTTTCACCATCTTCCCCATGTTTCGCTTTTATCTGTTAGAGGACACGATGATCAAATTCTACACCCAGCTGGGATTGGGCTGGGGAAGTGTCAGCGGGGATATCAAAGAGGGAAATAACTCAGTGGAATTCTCTGGCAGCGCCTTGGGTTACATGGGCGGTATTGGAGCGGAGTTCTGCTTTTGGAGTTCCAGTCACTGCATTACTGTTGAGGGTAATCTGCGCATTCTTGGCGTTGAGAGGCTGATCGCCGACAGCGTATCTGGTGACTTCCTTGCCGGTCCACCAAGCCCGGCCAGTTTGAGCCAGGCTCAAAAGGGCAAAGAGGTGGAGCTCGATGGGCGTGACCTGGGTGTGACCTTGTCGGGGATCGAAGGTTTTATTGGTTACGTCTTTTACTTCTAG
- a CDS encoding trypsin-like peptidase domain-containing protein: MIRMCLYMLILLPLPSFAEVDWSEVTPKLEKSVPVIFSGGGLCSGSLVAPDKVLTAWHCVNRMLPIEVAWQDDIENGTSATIIRAHKKLDLALLKLSRPTDRPLVVLAEPGKLKIGEPVSTMGHPMAMKPFAKGSVNEELVGLFSTGVVSKINKKQKEFVTDMSLSPGNSGGPVVNRRGEQVGVVSRKHMGFGVGQIGLTPGPDGIATLMAKEPEKEVIQPRLRDGRSRAGLYLTGSQHSRMDDVPGLDSWLTGYYFHIDFFDRLRLYFENSFDDEPEYDLLGAGWAVHIPFSRSIIMTVVPAWEQWTYNFAGQKRDFSGWSMTVEFTGLPLQFRWSFIEGENRREDIFIVGISPGILGAF; encoded by the coding sequence GTGATCAGGATGTGCCTCTACATGTTGATTCTTCTCCCCCTCCCTTCCTTCGCTGAGGTCGACTGGTCCGAAGTGACTCCAAAGCTGGAAAAGAGTGTTCCGGTCATCTTTTCTGGTGGAGGTCTGTGTTCAGGATCTCTGGTTGCACCAGACAAAGTCCTCACCGCCTGGCACTGTGTGAACCGTATGCTCCCCATCGAAGTGGCTTGGCAGGATGACATTGAAAATGGAACATCGGCCACTATTATTCGGGCCCATAAAAAACTTGACCTGGCCCTTTTAAAACTCTCTCGCCCGACCGATCGACCCTTGGTGGTTCTGGCTGAGCCAGGCAAACTTAAGATTGGTGAACCCGTCTCCACGATGGGGCATCCAATGGCCATGAAACCCTTTGCCAAAGGCTCAGTGAATGAGGAGTTGGTGGGTCTGTTTTCGACTGGGGTCGTTTCCAAAATAAACAAAAAGCAGAAGGAATTTGTCACTGATATGTCTCTCAGCCCGGGGAATTCTGGTGGCCCGGTCGTTAACCGTCGAGGGGAACAAGTTGGCGTTGTCTCACGCAAACACATGGGGTTTGGGGTCGGGCAAATTGGCCTCACTCCTGGTCCCGATGGAATCGCCACTCTCATGGCTAAGGAGCCAGAGAAAGAGGTCATTCAGCCGAGGCTTCGGGACGGAAGATCCAGAGCGGGGCTGTATTTGACCGGCTCTCAGCACAGCCGCATGGACGATGTTCCCGGTCTGGATTCGTGGCTCACTGGCTATTACTTTCACATCGATTTCTTTGATCGGCTGAGATTGTACTTTGAGAATAGCTTTGATGATGAACCGGAATATGACCTTCTCGGTGCAGGATGGGCGGTGCATATTCCCTTCTCCCGTTCGATTATAATGACGGTCGTACCTGCCTGGGAGCAATGGACCTACAACTTCGCGGGCCAGAAAAGGGACTTTAGTGGCTGGTCTATGACAGTGGAGTTCACCGGCTTGCCCCTCCAATTCCGCTGGTCCTTTATTGAAGGAGAGAATCGGCGCGAAGATATCTTTATAGTTGGCATAAGTCCCGGTATTTTGGGCGCTTTTTAG
- a CDS encoding glycerophosphodiester phosphodiesterase has translation MSSASFNEFLQNRADDFFSLWPQKKPSLEQLMHCRPVAHRGQHDNFNVIENTLPAFETCARNKIWGIEFDLRWTEDLEPVVLHDPDCGRVFGRPNISPARYTLKMLRQHAPHIPTLAEVVDHFGLQLHLMIELKESLSDPDNVKIKRLQEILSRLRPAEDYHFMSFSTEILKRVDFVTPKACLGIAEFNVKEMSQECLKRSFGGLTGHYLLLKQKLIDEHHQAEQKVGVGFVASRNSLRRELSRGIDWVFTNHPLKVKQWLDSELRAAQIRSQEKPVKK, from the coding sequence ATGAGCTCCGCATCATTCAACGAATTCCTGCAGAATCGGGCTGACGACTTCTTCTCCCTTTGGCCCCAAAAAAAGCCGTCGTTGGAGCAGCTCATGCATTGCCGTCCCGTTGCTCATCGCGGACAACACGACAATTTTAACGTCATCGAAAACACTCTTCCGGCATTTGAAACCTGTGCGCGCAATAAGATTTGGGGCATCGAGTTTGATTTGCGCTGGACTGAAGACCTGGAGCCGGTTGTCCTTCATGACCCCGATTGTGGTCGGGTTTTTGGGCGGCCCAACATCTCGCCGGCTCGCTACACTCTAAAGATGCTCCGGCAACATGCACCCCACATTCCCACTCTCGCCGAGGTCGTCGATCACTTTGGTTTGCAATTGCATTTGATGATTGAGCTCAAAGAAAGTCTGTCTGACCCAGACAATGTCAAAATCAAGAGGTTGCAGGAGATCCTGAGTCGGTTGCGTCCGGCTGAAGATTATCACTTTATGTCTTTTTCGACAGAGATCCTTAAGCGCGTGGACTTTGTGACACCAAAAGCCTGCTTGGGGATTGCCGAATTCAATGTAAAGGAAATGAGTCAAGAGTGTCTGAAGCGATCATTTGGCGGATTGACCGGCCACTACCTTTTACTCAAGCAAAAGTTGATCGACGAGCACCATCAGGCCGAGCAAAAGGTTGGCGTTGGCTTTGTTGCCTCCCGCAATAGCCTTCGCCGAGAGCTCAGTAGGGGCATCGATTGGGTCTTTACCAATCACCCATTGAAGGTTAAGCAATGGTTGGACTCCGAGTTGCGCGCAGCGCAAATCCGCTCTCAGGAGAAACCCGTCAAAAAATAA
- the rnr gene encoding ribonuclease R has protein sequence MKKQQNSMKDSQEGIVKRHPDGFGFFIPDNQDLPDIYVPKRQMRGVMTNDRVLIRVVPEKFSDRLRAEVLEIKTRAQTRATGQYYSLGGNKGILRDTSHGWGEDLLAVCPPHLNVENGEWVSVQIKGYPGDDEGFYGDVVAVIGDGLNPLNDSMRVLHTHSIPYDFSVATLKAAEALHEDLNEAEFKARRDLRHLSFVTIDGVTAKDFDDAIFVETDNQGFHLLVAIADVSHYVRPGTSIDDEAYERGTSVYFPNFVSPMLPEALSNDLCSLKPGVPRLALVADMKLDFSGTLGETQFYEAVIESKARVTYGEAQEVLEGNHPDKHKHVAEMILRAGDLAKILMAKRFREGSLDLDIPETEIEVDQTGNPVDIIKAERLFSHKLIEEMMLVANVAVARFFTEKEIDALYRIHEEPAADSIHDLESYLATFGFQKKLSGGKLQKKISRALEHFSGQPQEHILHILTLRSMSQAKYSPDNVGHFGLGFPLYTHFTSPIRRYPDLVVHRLIKALMIPQRGYQLIPYGLLQSMGTMTSAREQRAVKAERQVISIKKARFMTQHIGQEFEGTISSVAKFGIFVILRQFDVDGLVRIEDLPQRDLIFDEEHLRLVGKKSGVSYNIGDHMRVQVAATDTQDGKIDFLPIRDGDRVESPAEETKPAGKRGKVKKHRGRVRKARVSRSRRKG, from the coding sequence ATGAAGAAACAGCAAAACAGTATGAAGGATTCCCAAGAAGGAATCGTCAAGCGCCACCCGGACGGATTTGGCTTTTTTATTCCCGATAACCAAGATCTTCCCGATATCTACGTTCCCAAAAGGCAGATGCGTGGGGTGATGACCAATGATCGGGTGTTGATTCGCGTTGTACCTGAGAAATTCTCAGATCGCCTCAGGGCTGAGGTATTGGAAATTAAAACCCGGGCGCAAACGAGGGCTACCGGTCAGTACTACAGCTTGGGTGGCAACAAAGGAATTTTGCGCGACACCAGCCACGGTTGGGGTGAAGATCTACTGGCCGTATGCCCCCCCCATCTCAATGTGGAAAATGGTGAGTGGGTGAGTGTTCAGATTAAAGGCTATCCTGGAGACGACGAAGGCTTTTACGGAGACGTAGTGGCCGTGATCGGCGACGGATTGAACCCCTTAAACGATTCCATGCGGGTGCTTCACACCCATTCCATCCCCTATGATTTTTCGGTGGCCACCCTCAAAGCTGCCGAGGCTCTGCACGAAGATTTGAACGAGGCCGAATTTAAGGCTCGCCGTGACCTTCGTCATTTATCCTTTGTGACCATCGACGGAGTGACAGCCAAAGACTTTGACGACGCGATTTTTGTTGAAACTGACAACCAAGGGTTTCACCTTTTGGTCGCCATTGCTGATGTCAGCCACTATGTGCGCCCGGGGACAAGCATTGACGATGAGGCCTACGAGAGGGGAACAAGCGTTTACTTCCCCAACTTTGTTTCGCCCATGTTGCCTGAAGCCCTCAGTAACGACTTGTGCTCCTTGAAGCCGGGAGTTCCTCGCTTGGCTTTGGTCGCTGACATGAAATTGGATTTTAGCGGCACATTAGGGGAAACTCAGTTCTATGAAGCTGTCATCGAAAGTAAGGCGCGGGTCACCTATGGTGAGGCCCAAGAAGTTTTAGAGGGAAATCACCCGGACAAGCACAAGCACGTGGCGGAGATGATCCTCAGGGCCGGGGATTTGGCCAAAATCCTCATGGCCAAGCGTTTCCGCGAAGGCTCTTTGGATTTGGATATCCCAGAAACAGAGATCGAAGTCGATCAGACCGGCAACCCGGTGGATATTATTAAGGCCGAAAGGCTCTTCTCTCACAAACTTATTGAAGAGATGATGTTGGTGGCCAATGTGGCTGTGGCCCGCTTTTTTACTGAAAAGGAAATCGATGCTCTTTATAGAATTCACGAGGAGCCAGCCGCCGACAGCATTCACGACCTGGAGTCCTATTTGGCCACCTTTGGTTTTCAAAAGAAACTCAGTGGCGGCAAATTGCAGAAAAAGATCAGTCGGGCACTGGAGCACTTTTCCGGACAACCTCAGGAGCATATTCTTCACATTTTGACTTTAAGATCCATGAGTCAGGCCAAGTACAGCCCGGACAACGTCGGCCATTTTGGTTTGGGTTTTCCCCTCTACACTCATTTTACCTCACCGATCCGCCGCTACCCTGACTTGGTGGTGCATCGCCTGATTAAGGCCCTGATGATTCCCCAGAGGGGCTATCAGCTGATTCCCTATGGGCTTCTCCAATCCATGGGGACTATGACCAGCGCTAGGGAACAGAGGGCGGTTAAGGCGGAGCGGCAAGTCATTTCCATCAAAAAAGCCCGCTTTATGACCCAACATATTGGGCAGGAGTTTGAGGGCACGATCAGTTCTGTGGCCAAGTTCGGTATTTTTGTAATTCTCCGCCAGTTTGATGTGGATGGTTTGGTGCGAATTGAGGATTTGCCCCAGCGGGATTTGATCTTTGATGAGGAACATCTCCGATTGGTTGGTAAAAAGTCAGGAGTGTCGTATAACATTGGAGACCACATGAGGGTTCAGGTGGCTGCCACCGATACCCAGGATGGAAAAATCGACTTTTTGCCCATAAGGGATGGCGACCGTGTTGAGAGTCCTGCTGAAGAGACAAAACCCGCTGGCAAACGCGGCAAGGTTAAAAAACATCGTGGCCGTGTTCGCAAAGCACGGGTTTCAAGAAGTCGCCGTAAAGGCTAA